A window of Apium graveolens cultivar Ventura chromosome 8, ASM990537v1, whole genome shotgun sequence contains these coding sequences:
- the LOC141680230 gene encoding uncharacterized protein LOC141680230: MHHGDKLSAIIRNGCWSLPRANSRSHHVDPLMVHWLSTFDPLPLNQGPDVLQWDGCDASKTKTWSIWNSLRFKGDLIPWHRVVWHRLRISRFAYHQWISCHRRLQTLARLHRFGLVDNQQCYLCSARETTTHIFLHYSYSRWILYNIMSTLGIALTGDSWINFIIHLADLTHMHKGTIALCYAQVFCYHIWRERNARAHNSGVFGRKKLLTGIKKDVIARLHSFVWFSKILDSRPDLIHCTSL; the protein is encoded by the coding sequence ATGCATCATGGGGACAAGCTCAGTGCAATCATTAGAAATGGCTGTTGGTCTCTCCCGAGAGCAAACTCAAGGAGTCACCACGTTGATCCTTTGATGGTCCATTGGTTGTCAACCTTTGATCCTCTTCCACTTAACCAAGGCCCGGATGTCTTACAGTGGGATGGTTGTGACGCTTCAAAAACAAAGACATGGAGCATTTGGAATTCTTTACGGTTTAAAGGTGACTTAATACCTTGGCACCGTGTGGTTTGGCATCGGCTCCGTATCAGTCGTTTTGCTTACCATCAATGGATTTCTTGTCACAGGAGGCTTCAGACCTTGGCAAGGCTGCATCGTTTTGGTCTTGTGGATAATCAGCAATGTTACCTTTGTAGTGCTCGCGAGACTACCACTCATATCTTCCTCCATTATTCTTATAGCAGATGGATTTTGTACAACATCATGTCTACTCTGGGTATTGCCCTTACTGGTGACTCCTGGATCAACTTCATAATTCATCTGGCTGATCTTACTCATATGCACAAAGGCACTATTGCTCTCTGTTATGCACAAGTTTTTTGCTATCATATTTGGCGAGAGCGTAATGCAAGAGCTCACAATTCAGGTGTTTTTGGTCGAAAGAAGCTGTTAACTGGAATAAAAAAAGATGTCATTGCTAGACTTCATAGCTttgtatggttttctaaaattctAGACTCTAGACCAGATCTTATTCATTGTACTAGTCTGTAG